The Planctomycetia bacterium sequence AGGCTCCCGGAGAGGCGGTGGCGGCGACCCGCTGACGACGTCCGGCGGCCGCCGACGGCCGCGGCTCGTCAGCCGGGCGAAACGGGGTATCCTTGGGCATCATGCCCGGCGACCAATCCCTGTGTGAACGCATCGATCTGGCGGCCCCCGATGGCCGGAGTCGGCTCGACGCGCTCCGCGGCCGGCTCGTGTCGCAGGGGGACATGGTCAGCCCGGCCAGCCGGCAGCGGACGATCGACGTCTTCGGTGCCCCGCTCACTCCCCGTCAGGTCGTGGAGCGGATTTGTGCCGACGTGCGCGACCGTGGGCTCGACGCACTGCTCGAATACACGCGTCGTATCGACGGCGTCGAGGTCTCACCCGACACGCTGGTCGTCACGGCCGAGACGCTGGCGGCGGCGCATCGTGACGTGGAGCCGGAGTTCCTCGCCGCGGTGCGCCGGATCGCCGCCAACGTGGAGCGGTTTCAGCGGGCCCTGCTCGCCCGCGACGTCGAGGTCCCGCTCGCCGGCGGCGGCGTCCTCCGGCAACGCTACCTGCCCCTCGACCGGATCGGCGTCTGCGTGCCCGGCGGTGCGGCAGCCTACCCGTCCACGCTCCTGATGACGGTCGTCCCAGCCCGGGTCGCCGGCGTCCGGGAGATCGTCGTCGTGGCCCCGCCGACGAGGTTCGGTGCCGAGAACCGGCACGTGCTCGCCACCTGCCACGAGCTCGGCGTCAGCACGGTGGTCCGCGCGGGCGGTGCGCAGGCCGTGGCGGCCCTCGCCTACGGCGTCGCCGGCCTGCGCCGGGTGGACAAGATCGTCGGCCCGGGCAACCTGTTCGTGGCATTGGCGAAGGAGCACGTCTTCGGCGATGTCTCCATCGACTCGATCGCCGGGCCAAGCGAGATCGTGATCGTGGCCGACGACGCGGGGCACGCCGAGTACATCGCGGCCGACATGCTCGCCCAGGCGGAGCACTCGCCCGGCTCGGCGATCCTCGTGACCGCGAGCCGGGACCTCGCCGCTGCCGTCGTCGCCGCGGTCGCGAAGCGGATCGCGGTGCTGGAGCGGAGCGACCTGACCCGCGACAGCCTTGCCCGCTTCGGCGGCATCGTGATCGCGCGGAGCGATGCCGAGGCGGCGGCCGTCGCCGACGAACTGGCCCCGGAGCATCTTTCCATCGACACTCGCGACCCGGAGGCGACGCTGGCTTCGATCCGGCACGCCGGCGCCGCCTTCCTGGGACCGTTCAGCCCGGTGGCGGCTGGTGACTACGCCGCCGGTCCGTCGCACGTGCTCCCCACGGGGGGCACGGCCCGGTTCGCTGCCGGCCTGTCGGCCAACGAATTCCTGCGCGGTGGCAGCGTAATCAACCTCGCCCGGGCGGACCTCGCCGCCATCGCGGACGACATTCGCACGCTCGCCGACACCGAGGGGCTGACGGCCCACCGGCGCAGCGTCGAGACCCGGCTCTCCTGAAGCAGGTCCGGTCGTGCCGAATGCGCCGCCGCTGCCGACTGGCCGGCTCGCCGCCGCGGTGTGAGGTAAACTCGGAGGCCATGGCTCCCACCTCCACACCGAACCCGTTCGACCGCTTCGTCCGCGCCGACATCGCGGCCATGCAGGGCTATGTCCCCGGCGAGCAGCCGCAGGGCGGGAAGTGGATCAAGCTCAACACCAACGAGAATCCCTATCCCCCCTCGCCGGCCGTGGCCCGGGCGATCGCCGCCGCGGCCGCGGGACGGAATCTTGCCCGCTATCCCGATCCGCTGGCCACGGTGTTTCGCCTCCGTGCCGCCGAGGTCCTCGGCGTCGATCCCGACTGGATTATCTGTGGTAACGGCAGCGACGACCTGCTGACGATCATCGTCCGCACGTTCGTGGGAGCGGGTGAGTGCCTGCGGATGCCGTACCCGAGCTACATCCTCTACCGCACGCTGGCCGGTCTGCAGGGAGCCGTCTGCGACGAGGTCCACTACTGCCGCGACTGGTCGCTGGGCGACGAGTTCGCGGCCCCGCGGGACGACCTTCGGCTCGCGATCCTCGCCAACCCCAACAGCCCATCGGGCACGCTCCTGCCGCCGGAGCGGGTCGCGGTCCTCGCCGAGCGGCTGCCCTGCGCCTTCGTCGTTGATGAGGCCTATGGCGACTTCGCGGACGTGAACTGCCTCGGGCTCGTCCGCGACAACGAGCGGGTGATCGTCTCCCGGTCGTTCTCCAAGTCGTACGCCCTCGCCGGCCTGCGGTTCGGCTTCGCCGTCGCCCAGCCGCAGGTCATCGAGCACCTCCTCAAGATGAAGGACTCGTACAACTGCGACACGCTTGCGATCGCCGCGGCCACCGCCGCGATCGACGATCAGGCCTGGCTGGCGGACAACCGGGCGAAGATCGTCGCCACCCGCCGCCGGCTGACGGACGCCCTGCGGGCCCGCGGCTACGACGCCGTCGAGAGCCAGGCGAACTTCGTGTGGTGCACGCACCCCGAGCGGCCGCACAAGCCCGTCTACGAGGCCCTCAAGACGGCCGGGATCCTCATTCGCTACATGCCTTATGCCGGCTGGGGCGACGGCCTCCGCATCAGCGTCGGCACTGACGCCGAGATCGACGCCTTCCTCTCCGTGATGAAGACGCTCTGACGCACCCCGACCTTCCGCCACCCCCCGTGACACCCATGCCCCGCGCCGCCACCGTCTCCCGCAAGACAGCCGAGACCGACATCCGCCTCACGCTCGACCTCGACGGCACCGGCCGCGCCGAGATCGCCACGGGGATCGGCTTCTTCGACCACATGCTCACGCTGCTCGCCGGCCACGCCCTCTTCGACCTCACGGTCGCCTGCACGGGCGACCTGCATGTCGATGGCCACCACACGGTGGAGGACGTGGGCCGGGCCTTGGGCAGTGCACTGGCGGAGTGCCTCGGCGAACGGCGTGGCATTCGTCGCTACGGCCACGCCATCGTGCCGATGGACGAGGCACTGGCGACGGTGGCCGTCGATCTCGGCGGCCGGACGGCCGTCGTATTCGCGGTCGAGTTCCCGGTGCCGGTGATCGGCGCGTTCGACGCCCAGCTCGTGGAGGTGTTCTGGGAGAGCGTGGCGGCGACGGCGGGGATGAACTTCCACGCCATCCTCCACCACGGCCGCAACGGCCACCACATCGCCGAGGCGGTGTTCAAGGCCGGCGCCCGCGCCCTGCGGGTCGCCGTCGAACCCGACCCGCGCCAGCCCGGCATCCCGAGCACGAAAGGCACGCTGACGAGCGCCTGAGGGTGCCCAGTCGGCAAAGGAAAAAGGTGCCTGCCACCTTTTTCTTGTGCGCCCCAGCTCGCTACTCGTTGACGTATGTCTCCAGGAACCGGGCGAGCGAATGGAAGTCGCTGCCACGTTCCACGTAGCGGACCACCGTGACCAGCGTGTTGGGATCGACGAGCTCCTCGAAGGGAACGTAGTTCAGGTCGAGCTGCCCCGACACGCTCACCATCACGCCGTCGAGCCCCCGCTCGGCCAGCGCCCGGTAGCCGCCGACGCCCAGCTGGCTGCCGAGCATGACGTCGAAGGCGTGCGGTTTGGCGCACCGGGCCTCGTAGCCGAGCTGCAGGCCGACCACCTTCCGCGACCGCCCCGTCTGCCGCTTGAACTCGTCGGCGACGAACTTGGCGAACATCTTCCCCAACTGCACGTGGGAGATCGAGATATGACCATGGTCGTCGCGGGGAATGCCCTCCAGGGCCGAGGCGGGCAGGTACTCGGCGAGTCCCTCCGCCATGACGATCACGCCATAGGACTTTCCCTCCTGCTCCTCGCGGACCCGCATCGTCTTCACGATCCGCCCC is a genomic window containing:
- the hisB gene encoding imidazoleglycerol-phosphate dehydratase — encoded protein: MPRAATVSRKTAETDIRLTLDLDGTGRAEIATGIGFFDHMLTLLAGHALFDLTVACTGDLHVDGHHTVEDVGRALGSALAECLGERRGIRRYGHAIVPMDEALATVAVDLGGRTAVVFAVEFPVPVIGAFDAQLVEVFWESVAATAGMNFHAILHHGRNGHHIAEAVFKAGARALRVAVEPDPRQPGIPSTKGTLTSA
- the hisD gene encoding histidinol dehydrogenase; the protein is MGIMPGDQSLCERIDLAAPDGRSRLDALRGRLVSQGDMVSPASRQRTIDVFGAPLTPRQVVERICADVRDRGLDALLEYTRRIDGVEVSPDTLVVTAETLAAAHRDVEPEFLAAVRRIAANVERFQRALLARDVEVPLAGGGVLRQRYLPLDRIGVCVPGGAAAYPSTLLMTVVPARVAGVREIVVVAPPTRFGAENRHVLATCHELGVSTVVRAGGAQAVAALAYGVAGLRRVDKIVGPGNLFVALAKEHVFGDVSIDSIAGPSEIVIVADDAGHAEYIAADMLAQAEHSPGSAILVTASRDLAAAVVAAVAKRIAVLERSDLTRDSLARFGGIVIARSDAEAAAVADELAPEHLSIDTRDPEATLASIRHAGAAFLGPFSPVAAGDYAAGPSHVLPTGGTARFAAGLSANEFLRGGSVINLARADLAAIADDIRTLADTEGLTAHRRSVETRLS
- the hisC gene encoding histidinol-phosphate aminotransferase, which translates into the protein MAPTSTPNPFDRFVRADIAAMQGYVPGEQPQGGKWIKLNTNENPYPPSPAVARAIAAAAAGRNLARYPDPLATVFRLRAAEVLGVDPDWIICGNGSDDLLTIIVRTFVGAGECLRMPYPSYILYRTLAGLQGAVCDEVHYCRDWSLGDEFAAPRDDLRLAILANPNSPSGTLLPPERVAVLAERLPCAFVVDEAYGDFADVNCLGLVRDNERVIVSRSFSKSYALAGLRFGFAVAQPQVIEHLLKMKDSYNCDTLAIAAATAAIDDQAWLADNRAKIVATRRRLTDALRARGYDAVESQANFVWCTHPERPHKPVYEALKTAGILIRYMPYAGWGDGLRISVGTDAEIDAFLSVMKTL